The genomic DNA AGATTGTTCTCGAGGTTCATCGTTTTCAACTTCACCCTCGGGAACAATTTCCTCAACCGGTCTAGAAGAACTTGGTTCACTTTTATCTAAGCATGGGAACATATGTTCAAACCATGTTGCATCCTTAGATTCCATTATGGTGCCTTTGCATATTCCAGGATTCTTAGAATCATGCACAAGAAAACGATAAGGACCATAAGGACGGGTGTATCCTATAAATACACAATCCACCATTTTGGGTCCTATTAGTAGGCACTTAGGTGGTGTGACCACCACCTTAGCTAaacacccccacactttcaaggatTTATATGGTGGTTTCTTTCCGGTCCATAATTCGTAAGGCGTTACATCCTTTTTCTTATTGTGTATCATGTTCAACACATAATTTGCCGATAAAATTGCTTCCCCCCACATGTTTTGGTTTACACCAGAACTTATCATcatggcattcatcatttctttcaaagtACAATTTTTCCGTTCCGCTATGCCATTTGATTGAGGGGAGTAAGGAACCGTGAGTTCGTGGATGATTCCACTTTTTGCACATACGTTAATAAAAGgtgaaacatattcacctcctcgatcGCTCCTTACGATTTTGATTTTCCGAtttagttgattctcaacttcggcTTTGAACAAGATAAACTTGTCAACAGCCCCATCCTTACTCTTAAGTAAGTACACATAGCAATACCTAGTACTATCATCAatgaacgtgatgaagtacttgttCCCACCACGAGTAGGAATTGCTTTTAGATCACACACATCAGTGTGGATCATCTCGAGGGGTTCGGTGAGTCGTTTAACCTTTTTGAATGACGATTTCGTTTGTTTTTCTTCTACGCAAGTTTCACATTTATTAATTGAGTCGATATCGAATGTTGGTATGCAATCAAGTTTAATTAAACGACGAATGGAATTATAATTAACATgacctagtctaccatgccaGAGATAAGAAGACTCAATCAAGTAAGTAGAACTAGTAGTGTTttctttcattgcattcacgacaATTACATTTAGTTTAAACATTCCATTGAGGGCATAAACCTTACCAACATACACACCATTTTTGGTAGGggcgtgaatttctgacacgacctgaaaacccgacacgaacctaacacgaaattcgcgggtttaggtttagtctaaacgggttcgggtcagtttcaggttgaacccgcgaacccgtttaggttaacgggtcgggttcgggtcaacctggtcgggttggcgggttgacccgtttaacacatttatagtatattatattttttacaatatattttatgtcataaattaaatggaGTGTGTATTTTATGCAATGATtgtaacttaaaaagagaaattaacatagatttaataatttaaatatgatattattatatacatttgtgttttttaagaaaattttaattttaatatattaatttcagaaaaaaataaaaaaattcgggttgaatggGTTATGTTCGGGTCAACCTACGaaacttcgggtcgtgttcgggttcttatgtatgatacaattttcgggttcgggtcggattcgggtttgtgtaaaattttcgggttcgggtcgggttgaacccgccaacccgcgaacacgacccgtttagcacccctaattTTTGGTCAACACGACCTTGTCCGACTCAATCACCATTTTGAACCCAAATTTGTTCAACTGCCACCCCGACAAAAGGTTCTTACGAATTTCTGAAACATACAACACGTTTGACAAGGTGAGTTCCTTTCTAGAAGTCATTTTTAGAACCACGTTCCCCTCACCTTTAATTTCGGCCGTGGCGGAGTTTCCCATAAAAGCCTTTTCTCCATTAGTCACCTCTTTGAAGGTGTTGAAAAGGCTCTTGTCGAAACACACATAACGGGTAGCCCCCGTATCAACCCACCAATCCTTGTTATTTTACCCGACCAAATTAACTTCAGTCACCAAAATCGAGAGATCCGTGACCATGGCAACCAGGTTGTTGACTTCATCAACCATGTTCACGTATCGAGCATTTTCCTTCTTGGGAAGTTTGCATTCGCTGGCCTTGTGGCCTTGCTTTTGACAATTATAACAAGTTCCTTGGAACTTCTTTTTCCCAACTCCTCCCTTAGGGCCAAGGTTGGAGCGTTTCCCATGACTTTTATTTCCACCCTTTCCACTGTTTTTTCCCTTTAAAGATTGGCCATGTTCAACAAGATTGGCCTTCACTGTTTCAGGACCATCAACCTTTTTTAGGGCCACTTTGTTGTCTCCTTCAATCCGAAGACGAATAACAAGATCTTCAATGGTCATCTCCTTTCGCTTATGCTTGAGATAGTTCTTGAAATCAACCCAAAATGGTGGCAATTTTTCGATCATTGCAGAAACTTGGAATGTTTCGCTGAGCATCATTCCTTCCGCATGAATATCATGAAGGATAACCTGCAATTCTTGGACTTGGCTCATGAACGTTTTATAGTCTATCATTTTAAAGTCCAAGAACTTAGCCACCACGAATTTCTTAGTGCTCGTATCTTCTGTTTTGTATTTGCGATCCAAAgactcccacaattctttggcagtcTTTGCTTTGCAATACACATTATACAATGTATCCACCAAACCATTCAAAATAAAGTTGTGGCACAGGAAATCCGAATGATTCCAAGCATGCATCGCACTCACAGATTGACCATCCAAATCCCCTTCATCAACATGGGGTTTAGGTTCAGTCAAGAACCTTGCCAGGTTCAGCGTGGTCAGATAAAAGAACATCTTTTGCTGTCACTGTTTGAAATTCACACCACTGAATTTCTCTGGTTTCTCAGCATGCGACACTACATTAGGTAGTGGTGTCACTAGACCGGTAGTGACAGTAACAGCAGAAGTCATGACCGCAGAAACAGCACTGGTCATGACAGTAGAAACAGCAGTAGTCATCAGCTGGGATTCCATTCTGAAACGAAAAGAATGCAGAAACAATTAGTAAAACGGATCTGTTTAAGTTTGTTAGAAAACCTGTATAAAAGAATTGAACAGAAACTGGACAGAATGTAATAAAATTGAAGAAACAGTAAACGAGTGAATCGGGCTTGTGTTTGACAtaattcccttaaacagattcgtcGTCTGTTCCTAGGGTACGCTGCCGGACTTGAGCACTTTCCTGAAACAAAAAGAAGTTGTGTTGCAGAAACTGAGATCCGAACTTGATTGTCTCCCGCAAgcccgggttttcggagctgcatttgtgtccgcaggacgtgcgggcaTACGCGAGTTCAACTAATTCCGGTTCCATTTTTTGCACCCCCTGCGCGCGCGGGTAGGCCTTGTGGTAAAATATGTCATAAGACTTCAAAGGCTTCATTAAGGTTTCATTTTATAAATAGCCTATCTTTTTGTTCCCACACCAATATGAGAAAAGGTGAATTACCAACttgagactttcattcacacAAAACTTCCAAGTTCCAACATGTATATAGTTTTCATTACAAACAAGTAAAACAACTACACTTTTGTGAAAGTGCACACAGAAGCTACCAATGTTTCTAATTTATTTGTTATTGGTTTATTTTAAATTATCTATACTTGTAAACCGATGTTGTCGCCAACACTTGACTATAGCAAAAAAGTATTTTGCGATTGTAACATTCTTGGATTTATTATTTTTAAGTCAAatctatatataaaaaaaatgttagTAGAACATGGATTTAATATGCATGATTTAGGCCAtaaacttcaacttgttttaatCGTTGAACTTATTTGATTATCACCTAATACTTGTAAGCATGTGTTTGTTTCTtcatattaatttaatataatattGTCAAGCGTGTTTAAAAATATCTACCATTTATTGAATGAAAAGAAAATATATACTACCTTTAAGGCTTTAActaatgaatttaaaatcaattaAACCATTTAAATAGAAGCAAATCGACAAGTTCATCCAGTTTGACATGTATATAGTTTGATTTTGAAGAAACCGTCCGGCTAACGGTTTGAATAGGGTtataaacgaaccaaacgttcagtgaacagttcgtgaaccattcagcgggaagttcgtttatgttcgttagTTTAattaatgaacaaacatgaacaaaaagTCTCGTTCagttagttaaatgaacgaacacgaacaaatgtGTCGTTCGTTCAATTACATTCGTGAACGTTTGATAATGTGTTCGTGACATTCGTTCATattcgtttgtttatgttgttcattaaagatttgttagcatttatttattttatctaaactttttatattctttaatttttatttttatcatcACCCAAACAAATAAAATAGGAAACCCTATCTCCACCTCGTTTACGCACACTTCCCACTTTCTTTCTCATTATTCACATAAAAAACAATATCGACCTTCATTCAAATATTGGGCTTCAAGGTTTAGCGTCGCTCCCTCTCACCGTCCACCTCTAGCCACTATCGTCTTCGCCAATTTTATCTGTGTTCCTGAATCGTTCGTGAACGCGTTcctttccttaatgaacgaacacaaacaaaaagtatcgtttggtaagtgttcatgaGCGGTTCATGAATACCTTAtatccttaacgaacgaacatgaacaaggccttgttcgtgttccttcgttcgtttacagccctagtttcTAACATAAACTGTGTCATTAAATCAACTTAACCAAACCATAAACACTCTTGCTTTAACCTCTCGATAAAAGTAAAACATAACATGTTATTATATTGTATTGGAACCGATGATCTCCCTGGAAGCAGTTGTTTTATTGTCGGAGGTCTCTCTGGATACATTTCCATCTCCAGAGATAGAGTAAAGTTTGTCCACACCCCACCCTTCTTAGAGCGTACATGTAGATTTGCTATTTGTATCATTTACTAAGAATGGTTGTTGTTGTACTATTTATACCATCCATATAGGTTTTGCTTGATATTGAATATCAACCATATCAAAAGGGGTCAAGTATGatacatatatacataaaaaagGGACCAAAGTAGTAACTCCAACAGTATATATACACATCTTCATGTAGAGTGTGACCCAAAGACGGTTACAGAAACATAACGACCACCACTACATCTTCTCAGTTCTCCCCTTCTACCTTCACTTTCACCTGAAAATATTATAACCGCCACTGACGTCATCGATGTCGAAACTTCACTTGACTCTCACTCTCCTAACTCTCACTCTCATATCTACATTCAATTCAATCCAATCAACAACATTCACACTCACCAATCAGTGCTCGTATCCGGTCTGGACCGGCCTTCTCTCCGGTGCAGGCACTCCTCCTCTTCCAACCACCGGTTTCCCGCTCCAGCCGAGCCAATCGAACTCCATATCCATCCCTGCCGGCTGGTCCGGCCGAATTTGGGGCCGTACACTCTGCTCAACCGATTCCACCGGCCGGTTCACCTGTGTCACAGGTGATTGCGGCTCCGGTTCCGTTGAATGCAACGGAGGTGGAGCCGCACCTCCGGCTACCTTAGCCGAGTTCACTCTCAACGGAGCCAACGGTTTGGATTTCTATGATGTCAGCCTTGTTGACGGTTACAATCTCCCGATGATGATTCTACCACAAGGTGGATGATTGATTGTTAGCATAATAAAGAAGTTTTATTTATTCGTGGGCTTTAGCCGCTTAGTTAAttaacagtggcgaagcttgagatttccgaccagggtcgaaaacgtatatactgAAAATTTTTTATATGAAAACTACATATTATTCACTGCTGAGTGAAAAGTTCGGGGCCGGCCGCTCCCTCCGACCCACAAAGCTTCGCGCTTGCTAATTAGCCTTTGGCTTGGCTATATAATTTGTATTTCTATCCTTTTCTAATGCAATAAGTCCTAACCATTTTTTACTACTCTACATGTTTATCTTTTAATAGGTGATAACTGTAATGTCACTGGATGTTTCACTGACTTGAACAAAAACTGTCCGTCGGATCTCCGGTTAACCGGTGCGGGTGATGAATCGGTTGCTTGTAGGAGTGCTTGCGAGGCGTTTGGTGATCCAATGTATTGTTGTAGCGGGGCGTTTTCGACTCCACAAACGTGTAATCCCACATCGTATTCTGAGTATTTTAAAACTGCGTGTCCGACGGCGTATAGCTATGCGTATGATGACGGAACCAGCACTTTTACGTGTAATTCCGGCAACTATGTCATTGCTTTCTGCCCTACTCCGGCGAACaggtatatttactaatttatcCATTTCTTAATTGAGAAGAGCTACGGTTTTCTTTTGTCGTTTTATACAAATTTGTTATTTGTTGGTTTTGAGTCATTTTCTGTCATACGATGGGATCTAGATATAATATAAGAATATTTTGAACATCAAAAGCTACCAATTAGGCAATTACTCTCTCAGAATGTgaactttttattattattttttctgttttttttttttatttagagcatattttttatttgaattaCAACTATTTTAGTATATAATAGCAAATATAATTTAATACACACTTTCTGAAATGTTTATTTATCTACATTTTTTCACAAATCAAGTAAAATGTATTTTAACCATTATATACTAGAAGTT from Helianthus annuus cultivar XRQ/B chromosome 7, HanXRQr2.0-SUNRISE, whole genome shotgun sequence includes the following:
- the LOC110901803 gene encoding uncharacterized protein LOC110901803 — protein: MFFYLTTLNLARFLTEPKPHVDEGDLDGQSVSAMHAWNHSDFLCHNFILNGLVDTLYNVYCKAKTAKELWESLDRKYKTEDTSTKKFVVAKFLDFKMIDYKTFMSQVQELQVILHDIHAEGMMLSETFQVSAMIEKLPPFWVDFKNYLKHKRKEMTIEDLVIRLRIEGDNKVALKKVDGPETVKANLVEHGQSLKGKNSGKGGNKSHGKRSNLGPKGGVGKKKFQGTCYNCQKQGHKASECKLPKKENARYVNMVDEVNNLVAMVTDLSILVTEVNLVG
- the LOC110899461 gene encoding thaumatin-like protein 1b encodes the protein MSKLHLTLTLLTLTLISTFNSIQSTTFTLTNQCSYPVWTGLLSGAGTPPLPTTGFPLQPSQSNSISIPAGWSGRIWGRTLCSTDSTGRFTCVTGDCGSGSVECNGGGAAPPATLAEFTLNGANGLDFYDVSLVDGYNLPMMILPQGDNCNVTGCFTDLNKNCPSDLRLTGAGDESVACRSACEAFGDPMYCCSGAFSTPQTCNPTSYSEYFKTACPTAYSYAYDDGTSTFTCNSGNYVIAFCPTPANSRKTTGASQSAASSGSGSLAKAFGVSSVTILAFILTSALEFIDL